From one Gracilibacillus salinarum genomic stretch:
- a CDS encoding replication protein — translation MKTANPQLENGHIRIANELWNEILRRNFSKRQLNLILFIWRLSYGTGQKDCVVPNFTHFEITGMYKQDVKKELTFLAECSVLHWEQETMVFSINKNYHHWQITPNKKWDNDLFDELIYTNLQRKRQRHTPNSNSQTTKPHPQVSKLLTSQRKAVSKTRTFQLVKHLPSGSRKAVISSDSASVKTKGKTVERKEIKKCNNKKDKAFGELINFYRANLRRGVSESRFNHDLLKQWYEEYGYDLLFAAMKVAAKAEAKGVKYIERVLVNWTEAGVKSVEDVGRLNQRVKKRTKSYQQKPVANKRDVVPDWYVQHKEQRSVKNEPAKTEEEKRQTAAEVDRMLAAYLAGEE, via the coding sequence ATGAAAACGGCAAATCCACAATTAGAGAATGGTCATATCCGAATAGCGAATGAATTATGGAATGAAATACTAAGGCGTAATTTTTCCAAAAGGCAATTGAATCTTATCCTGTTTATCTGGAGATTATCATACGGCACCGGTCAAAAAGACTGTGTGGTACCAAACTTTACCCACTTTGAGATCACCGGTATGTATAAACAGGATGTCAAAAAAGAATTAACCTTTTTAGCTGAGTGTTCAGTGCTTCACTGGGAACAGGAAACGATGGTATTTTCGATAAACAAAAATTATCATCACTGGCAAATCACCCCCAACAAAAAATGGGATAATGACCTGTTTGACGAACTAATCTATACAAACCTTCAAAGAAAAAGACAGAGACACACTCCGAATTCAAACTCACAAACAACGAAACCACATCCACAAGTAAGTAAATTACTGACCAGTCAGCGAAAAGCGGTAAGTAAAACACGAACCTTCCAGTTAGTAAAACACTTACCATCAGGAAGCAGGAAAGCTGTCATATCAAGTGATTCAGCCTCCGTAAAGACAAAGGGAAAGACAGTAGAGAGGAAAGAAATAAAGAAATGTAATAATAAAAAGGACAAGGCATTTGGCGAATTGATTAATTTTTATCGTGCGAACTTGCGAAGAGGTGTAAGTGAATCGCGATTTAATCATGATCTGTTAAAGCAGTGGTATGAGGAATATGGCTACGATTTGCTGTTTGCTGCAATGAAAGTTGCTGCCAAGGCAGAAGCCAAAGGTGTGAAATATATCGAGCGTGTACTGGTTAATTGGACAGAAGCAGGTGTGAAATCAGTAGAGGATGTGGGACGGTTGAATCAAAGAGTCAAAAAAAGAACGAAGTCCTATCAGCAAAAGCCTGTTGCTAATAAGCGTGATGTGGTACCAGATTGGTATGTGCAGCATAAAGAGCAGAGATCCGTGAAGAATGAACCTGCAAAGACAGAGGAAGAAAAGAGACAGACAGCTGCTGAAGTGGATCGGATGCTGGCAGCGTATTTAGCTGGTGAGGAATAG
- the rhuM gene encoding RhuM family protein, giving the protein MELDENAVVKFYLTTAKDGKNYTTKHYNLQMIIAIGYRVRSHRGTQFRQCATARLNEYLNRIVTMYLDYAEDQAERQQPMHMKEWMDKLNAFLQFNDRDILENAGRISKYVADKLAMQEYEKFNQHRLNQDTKDDFEQFIENQNLKK; this is encoded by the coding sequence ATGGAATTAGATGAGAATGCAGTTGTCAAGTTTTACTTGACAACTGCGAAAGATGGTAAAAATTATACGACAAAACACTACAATCTCCAAATGATTATCGCGATTGGATACAGAGTCCGATCCCACCGAGGTACACAATTCCGCCAATGTGCAACGGCACGCTTAAATGAATACCTCAATAGAATTGTCACAATGTATTTAGATTATGCTGAGGATCAAGCGGAAAGACAACAGCCAATGCATATGAAAGAGTGGATGGATAAACTAAATGCTTTTCTTCAATTTAATGATCGTGACATTCTTGAAAATGCAGGGAGAATATCAAAATATGTAGCCGATAAGTTAGCAATGCAAGAGTATGAAAAATTTAATCAGCATCGTTTAAATCAAGATACTAAAGATGATTTTGAGCAATTTATCGAGAATCAGAACTTAAAGAAATAA
- a CDS encoding M15 family metallopeptidase: MSKEYNSNRIIPEYVPPAIQQHEVHIEDNGEPLISISEYQSNYIVEDPMYYKWQLKGALSHCYLRQSVLDLLAKAARQLPKGYQFVIWDGYRPFDVQKEIYDQYFNKIQQQFPDHPSSVWHEKTKLFVSYPSIDERKPAPHITGGAVDLTIRNEKKQLLDFGTAFDDFTEKANTAYFEKLASGQKLSKQEQTILENRRLLYYLLKDVGFTNFHQEWWHFDYGDQWWAQQAGYAVAKYGVAPFKEGC; encoded by the coding sequence ATGAGCAAGGAATATAACTCTAACAGAATCATTCCAGAGTATGTACCTCCAGCTATTCAACAGCATGAGGTACATATTGAAGACAATGGTGAACCGTTGATTAGCATTTCAGAATACCAATCTAATTATATAGTGGAAGATCCGATGTATTATAAGTGGCAATTAAAAGGTGCATTATCACATTGTTATCTGCGCCAATCTGTATTAGATTTGCTTGCCAAAGCAGCCAGACAGCTCCCGAAAGGTTATCAATTTGTTATTTGGGATGGCTACCGTCCTTTTGACGTTCAAAAGGAGATCTATGATCAGTATTTCAATAAAATCCAACAGCAGTTTCCTGATCATCCTTCATCAGTATGGCATGAAAAAACCAAATTATTTGTGTCTTATCCGTCCATAGATGAAAGAAAACCAGCGCCACATATCACTGGTGGAGCAGTTGATTTAACGATAAGGAATGAAAAGAAGCAGTTATTGGATTTTGGCACTGCTTTTGATGATTTTACCGAGAAAGCGAACACCGCTTATTTTGAGAAGTTAGCATCGGGACAAAAATTATCGAAACAAGAACAGACTATCTTAGAAAACCGTCGATTACTTTATTATCTATTGAAAGATGTAGGGTTCACTAACTTCCATCAGGAGTGGTGGCATTTTGACTACGGTGATCAATGGTGGGCGCAGCAAGCAGGTTATGCTGTTGCCAAGTATGGAGTCGCACCATTTAAGGAGGGATGTTAG
- a CDS encoding LysR family transcriptional regulator, translating into MTLLQLRYVIEVTRSRSISQAAQRLFISQPSLSNALKELEKEIGITIFSRTNKGIVMTQEGSEFLRYARQVVEQAELLENRYSNKRLPKQHFSVSAQHYSFAVSAFVRLLEDYNLEEYEFMLRETKTYEIIDDVQKLRSEIGILYVNHFNEKVIHKFLREGNLVFHELFEARPHVFVSFRNPLVQKEYVTLEDLVPYPYLSFEQGDYNSFYFSEEILSTLSRPKNIKVSDRATLFNLVIGLNGYTISTGVISHELNNDIVAIPLRLEERMNVGYITHKDVPISQLAHTYIQYVKETIAEEGS; encoded by the coding sequence ATGACACTACTACAACTAAGATACGTAATTGAAGTGACAAGAAGTCGTTCCATCAGTCAAGCAGCACAACGTTTGTTTATTAGTCAGCCCAGTTTATCCAACGCGCTAAAGGAACTGGAGAAGGAAATCGGGATTACCATTTTTTCGCGGACCAATAAGGGCATTGTGATGACACAGGAAGGATCAGAGTTTTTACGGTATGCAAGACAGGTCGTGGAACAGGCGGAGTTGCTTGAAAACCGCTATTCCAATAAACGATTGCCTAAGCAGCATTTCTCTGTATCAGCGCAGCATTATTCCTTTGCAGTCAGTGCTTTTGTACGTTTATTAGAAGACTATAATCTAGAGGAATATGAGTTCATGTTAAGAGAAACGAAGACCTATGAAATCATTGATGATGTACAGAAGCTGCGTAGTGAAATTGGTATTTTATATGTAAACCATTTTAATGAAAAAGTGATTCATAAGTTCTTAAGAGAGGGAAATTTAGTATTTCATGAACTGTTTGAAGCAAGACCACACGTTTTTGTAAGCTTTCGAAACCCGCTTGTGCAAAAAGAATATGTGACATTAGAAGATTTAGTTCCTTACCCTTATTTGTCTTTTGAACAAGGCGATTATAATTCTTTTTATTTTTCGGAGGAGATTTTAAGTACCCTTTCCAGACCCAAAAATATTAAAGTAAGTGATCGGGCGACCTTATTTAATTTAGTAATTGGCTTAAATGGCTATACGATTTCGACAGGGGTTATCAGTCATGAATTAAATAATGATATTGTAGCGATTCCTTTGCGATTGGAAGAGCGTATGAACGTCGGCTATATTACGCACAAGGATGTACCGATCAGTCAATTGGCTCATACCTATATTCAGTATGTAAAAGAGACGATTGCTGAAGAGGGGTCTTAG
- the mgrA gene encoding L-glyceraldehyde 3-phosphate reductase translates to MSYIADPERYQQIPYNRCGNSGVKLPAISFGLWNNFGDEDTLSNQRQMLMKAFDLGITHFDLANNYGPPPGAAEANFGRILKQDLAAYRDEMIISTKAGYKMWDGPYGDWGSKKYLVSSLDQSLQRMNLDYVDIFYHHRPDPETPLEETMAALDLLVRQGKALYVGISNYSAEQTKKAAAILKEQGTPFIIHQAAYSMLDRTIETGLTDVLEENEIGCIAYVPLAQGLLTNKYLNGIPKDSRAAKEFIPFLNEHDISSDKLQTIKSLNAIAAGRGQSLAQMALVWVLQQKSVVSALIGASRASQIEENVKALDNPSFTQDELAAIDAILK, encoded by the coding sequence ATGTCGTATATCGCTGATCCAGAAAGGTATCAACAAATTCCTTATAATCGTTGTGGGAATTCTGGTGTGAAATTGCCGGCGATTTCGTTTGGCTTATGGAATAACTTTGGGGATGAAGATACGTTAAGCAATCAACGCCAAATGTTAATGAAAGCTTTTGATTTAGGCATTACCCATTTTGACTTAGCAAACAATTACGGTCCACCACCAGGGGCTGCCGAAGCAAATTTCGGACGGATCCTCAAACAAGATCTTGCCGCTTATCGTGATGAAATGATCATCTCGACAAAAGCTGGATACAAAATGTGGGACGGACCATACGGCGATTGGGGGTCAAAGAAATATCTTGTCTCCAGTCTGGATCAGAGCTTGCAGCGAATGAATCTTGATTATGTCGATATTTTTTATCACCATCGGCCAGATCCAGAGACACCGCTGGAGGAAACAATGGCAGCGCTTGATCTCCTTGTTCGTCAAGGAAAAGCATTGTATGTTGGGATATCCAATTACAGTGCAGAACAAACCAAGAAGGCTGCAGCCATTCTTAAGGAACAAGGTACACCTTTTATCATTCATCAGGCTGCTTACTCCATGCTTGATCGAACCATTGAAACTGGCTTAACCGATGTACTGGAGGAAAATGAAATTGGCTGTATCGCATATGTACCACTTGCGCAAGGACTGTTAACGAATAAATACTTAAATGGGATTCCCAAAGATTCTCGTGCCGCCAAAGAATTTATTCCGTTTTTAAATGAACACGATATTTCATCTGATAAATTACAAACGATTAAATCACTCAACGCCATTGCTGCTGGCCGAGGTCAAAGCTTGGCACAAATGGCGCTCGTATGGGTGTTGCAGCAAAAATCAGTAGTATCGGCTCTTATTGGAGCAAGTCGTGCCAGTCAGATAGAAGAAAACGTCAAAGCACTCGATAATCCTAGCTTCACACAGGATGAACTGGCTGCCATTGATGCGATTTTAAAATAA
- a CDS encoding TRM11 family SAM-dependent methyltransferase: MTNINLQASEYLYTCTHGLEERSLCALEQRALFGEESANLIKSTRNIDPSRSPFIKGKLAVLFSGDSVQDIAERVNQIELGNQTFKVQYLKINDLSNEQKIEFAEQRVIEKEIGWNIIGKAKMKNPDVLFGIAPFQGRWYFGVYQESESVWLHHVKKPHEYSTAISTRLARAVVNIAVPDPAGVRVIDPCCGIGTVLVEALSMGIEIVGSDRNPLAVKGARENIAFFHYDTTVEVKDIAKQDGHYDVAIIDMPYNLYSPATPAEQFAIIQHARRIADRVLILTLEDMDEMIATAGFTIVDRCEAHKGLKALFSRQVIVCE; this comes from the coding sequence ATGACAAACATTAACTTACAAGCATCCGAATACCTATACACCTGCACACACGGTCTTGAGGAACGTTCTCTCTGTGCCTTAGAGCAAAGAGCGCTCTTCGGAGAAGAATCAGCGAACCTGATAAAAAGTACGAGAAACATCGATCCAAGCAGGAGCCCGTTTATAAAAGGCAAACTTGCGGTGCTTTTCTCAGGCGATTCTGTTCAGGACATCGCTGAACGGGTCAATCAAATTGAGCTTGGTAACCAAACATTTAAAGTACAGTATCTAAAAATAAATGACCTTTCTAATGAACAAAAAATTGAGTTTGCTGAACAACGGGTGATAGAAAAAGAAATTGGCTGGAATATCATCGGCAAGGCGAAGATGAAAAACCCTGATGTGCTATTCGGTATTGCGCCGTTTCAAGGACGCTGGTATTTCGGCGTCTATCAGGAAAGCGAGTCTGTCTGGCTCCACCATGTGAAGAAGCCTCATGAATACTCAACAGCAATTAGTACTCGCTTGGCCAGAGCTGTCGTCAACATCGCCGTTCCAGATCCAGCAGGCGTCCGTGTAATCGATCCTTGCTGCGGAATAGGTACGGTACTTGTTGAAGCACTGTCGATGGGGATCGAGATTGTTGGCTCCGACCGCAATCCATTAGCAGTAAAAGGGGCCAGAGAAAATATCGCTTTTTTCCACTATGACACAACAGTCGAGGTTAAAGATATTGCTAAACAAGATGGCCATTATGATGTGGCAATCATAGACATGCCCTATAACCTTTATTCTCCCGCTACACCGGCAGAACAGTTTGCGATCATCCAGCATGCCAGAAGAATTGCCGACAGAGTTTTGATCCTTACCCTCGAAGACATGGATGAAATGATAGCGACCGCTGGTTTTACAATCGTCGATCGATGTGAAGCACATAAAGGGTTAAAGGCGCTTTTCTCACGGCAAGTAATTGTTTGTGAATAG
- a CDS encoding Lin0512 family protein — translation MEKIIFIETGTGIDVHGQNVTKACLRAVENAIHYNSMPGIKQYLPEQDLHNMQVNVRLAVPMDKEQVDIELVKKEIPYGTVTVDVIDGGMATSSGIVLEDKEDKNDLMYIVNAAVEVGY, via the coding sequence ATGGAAAAAATTATTTTTATTGAAACAGGTACCGGTATTGATGTACACGGACAAAATGTGACCAAGGCATGCCTGCGTGCTGTAGAAAATGCGATTCATTACAATTCGATGCCAGGCATTAAACAGTACTTACCAGAGCAAGATTTACATAATATGCAGGTTAATGTTCGATTAGCAGTTCCAATGGACAAGGAGCAAGTCGACATTGAGCTGGTCAAAAAAGAAATACCATATGGCACCGTCACCGTTGACGTGATCGATGGTGGTATGGCGACGAGCTCAGGGATTGTACTCGAAGATAAAGAAGATAAGAACGATCTCATGTATATCGTCAATGCTGCTGTAGAAGTTGGTTATTGA
- a CDS encoding alkaline phosphatase, which yields MLKKMGAVALSTGLVLSAMSIPVFADKPDFAGKGNGKGHGHGGKKVENVIYMIPDGFSSDYAGNYRVYKGENAVWDDHLKGMYTTHSANADITDSAAAGTAMATGVKTNNGVIGLDAEGEELSSILDAAEDAGKSSGLVATSTITHATPASFVANVEDRNNQTEIARQYIASEVDVLLGGGQNMFLPASEGGNQEELNLIDEARKSGFTYAQTRDELGKSTDIDVDDGEKLLGLFAEDALAPSMHRDETVEPSLAEMTEASIDILQEDKDGFFLMVEGSQIDWAGHANDAAWAMSDTEAFEKAVQEAIEFAKKDRKTVVVVAADHDTGGMTTGTGAASGTHADILQDVSATGDFMATQINEDRSKVKEIVEQYTNISLTDEEVQSIQEAEDVALAINTAVSNHAGIGWTSTNHTAADIPVYAYGPQSDKFVGFHDNTDLPEILADILRVDLDN from the coding sequence TTGTTGAAGAAAATGGGAGCAGTAGCACTTAGTACAGGTTTGGTGTTGTCCGCTATGAGTATCCCCGTATTTGCAGACAAGCCCGATTTTGCTGGAAAAGGCAACGGCAAGGGACATGGTCACGGTGGTAAGAAAGTCGAGAACGTGATTTACATGATTCCCGATGGCTTTAGCTCAGATTATGCCGGGAATTACCGGGTATATAAGGGTGAGAATGCTGTCTGGGATGATCACCTGAAAGGAATGTATACCACTCATTCTGCTAATGCTGATATCACAGATTCTGCAGCTGCCGGTACTGCCATGGCTACAGGTGTCAAAACAAACAATGGTGTGATAGGTCTTGATGCAGAAGGAGAGGAATTATCCTCGATTCTGGATGCTGCAGAAGACGCTGGAAAATCATCAGGTTTAGTCGCTACTTCAACGATTACACATGCAACCCCTGCTTCATTTGTTGCGAATGTGGAAGACCGTAATAACCAAACAGAAATTGCAAGACAATACATAGCTAGTGAAGTAGATGTTCTGCTTGGTGGTGGCCAGAACATGTTCTTACCAGCATCAGAAGGTGGTAACCAAGAGGAATTAAACCTTATTGATGAAGCGCGTAAATCAGGTTTTACCTATGCCCAGACAAGAGATGAGTTAGGAAAGAGTACGGATATAGATGTGGATGATGGAGAGAAATTGCTTGGTTTATTCGCTGAAGATGCACTAGCGCCATCTATGCACCGCGACGAAACAGTAGAACCAAGTCTTGCTGAAATGACAGAAGCATCGATTGATATTCTGCAAGAGGATAAAGATGGTTTCTTTCTTATGGTAGAAGGAAGTCAAATCGACTGGGCGGGACATGCCAATGATGCAGCATGGGCAATGTCTGATACAGAAGCATTTGAGAAGGCTGTCCAAGAAGCAATCGAATTTGCTAAAAAAGACCGGAAAACAGTAGTAGTAGTTGCCGCTGACCACGACACCGGAGGAATGACAACAGGAACTGGCGCTGCCTCTGGTACACATGCGGATATTTTACAAGATGTTTCAGCTACTGGAGACTTCATGGCTACTCAAATTAACGAAGATCGTTCAAAAGTTAAAGAAATCGTCGAGCAATACACGAATATCAGCTTAACAGACGAAGAGGTGCAGTCCATTCAAGAAGCAGAGGATGTGGCGCTTGCCATCAATACTGCAGTGAGCAACCACGCGGGAATTGGATGGACCAGTACGAATCATACTGCTGCCGACATCCCTGTTTATGCCTATGGACCACAATCGGATAAATTTGTCGGGTTTCATGACAATACAGACCTTCCGGAAATCCTTGCCGATATTTTAAGGGTTGACTTAGATAATTAA
- the rlmH gene encoding 23S rRNA (pseudouridine(1915)-N(3))-methyltransferase RlmH — translation MKITIVAVGKLKEKYLKQGIQEYVKRLGAYGNIDMIEVPDEKAPENMSDAEQEEVKRKEGERILSKIAPDAYVISLEIKGQMVTSEKFAEKIEQLMIHGKSKIVFVIGGSLGLSQDVMDRSDYALSFSKMTFPHQLMRLVLVEQVYRGFRIIKGEPYHK, via the coding sequence GTGAAAATAACAATTGTAGCTGTCGGAAAATTAAAGGAAAAGTATTTAAAGCAAGGAATTCAGGAATATGTAAAACGACTTGGTGCCTATGGCAATATTGATATGATCGAAGTGCCAGATGAAAAAGCACCGGAAAATATGAGCGATGCCGAACAGGAAGAGGTGAAGCGCAAAGAGGGCGAGAGAATTTTGTCGAAAATCGCTCCAGACGCTTACGTTATTTCCCTGGAAATAAAGGGCCAAATGGTGACCTCTGAGAAATTTGCCGAAAAAATAGAGCAATTAATGATTCATGGCAAAAGCAAGATCGTTTTTGTCATTGGTGGATCGCTTGGATTGAGCCAGGACGTGATGGATCGCAGTGATTATGCGCTGTCTTTTTCGAAGATGACATTTCCTCATCAGTTGATGCGGCTGGTGCTGGTGGAGCAGGTTTATCGGGGGTTTCGGATTATTAAGGGGGAACCTTATCATAAATAA
- a CDS encoding methyl-accepting chemotaxis protein, with translation MFKKRRLSMKARIFLSFMTFLLLFLVSSAWSFVHFQNIEVSNHEIDEKHLPMLQTATDSYKRMYEVHNTLQETASTTMSVSVNNFKKEIEEALTLMEEDLTEIDAYINGLQQQELAASYNQYRQSWQQYQEVANRVIEAAEAKQTAVAQDELYKSIAYFERSAQEMSNMQQALNQYIADQTENSVTMSEQAIQSNIIISIIAIVLACLLGFLTQNYIRKPIIYIADYVDQLADGDLTMPSLTHKSKDEIGRLTTSMNYLKASMQTIFSTVHQYSRQSTETSYQLSSQMKDTVSGIDQVAGSVSEFAVQSQTQLSGISESTDLLHHVDQMLDQVKQLTNDMNESSMEANRKAQSGVKDMESIQAATDEMENSMQSSVAELLTLDKKMEMMDQFVQTIDQIAGQTNLLSLNAQVEAARAGESGKGFAVVANEVRHLADQSKHAAQEISEMIASIQTQKEKVTEQIGSTRKQVQASKVSIQDSRQHFQYMREVTEKVEQQNQQIVPLAEKMSGRLKDVLTFILEMRHTTEQYVSNAESLAAVSEEMNASVEELDHGLDRVAKSSHELHQQVSGYRVE, from the coding sequence GTGTTTAAAAAAAGAAGACTATCGATGAAGGCTCGAATATTCCTTAGTTTTATGACATTTTTGCTGTTATTCTTGGTGAGCAGTGCATGGAGTTTCGTTCATTTTCAAAACATTGAAGTGAGTAACCATGAGATTGATGAAAAGCATCTGCCTATGCTGCAAACGGCTACTGACAGTTATAAGCGGATGTATGAAGTACATAATACATTGCAAGAAACAGCTTCCACTACCATGTCTGTCTCCGTCAATAATTTCAAAAAAGAGATAGAGGAAGCATTAACATTAATGGAAGAAGATTTGACTGAAATTGACGCTTATATTAATGGCTTGCAACAGCAGGAATTAGCAGCTAGTTACAACCAATATCGCCAATCCTGGCAACAGTATCAGGAAGTGGCTAATCGTGTGATCGAAGCTGCTGAAGCTAAACAAACAGCAGTGGCACAAGATGAATTATACAAAAGCATTGCATATTTCGAGCGTTCTGCACAGGAAATGTCCAATATGCAGCAGGCCTTAAATCAATATATTGCCGATCAGACAGAGAATTCGGTTACGATGAGTGAACAAGCGATTCAATCGAATATTATCATTAGCATAATTGCGATTGTTTTGGCGTGTCTATTAGGCTTTTTAACACAAAATTATATCCGCAAACCGATTATTTATATCGCTGATTATGTCGACCAGTTAGCAGATGGTGATTTAACGATGCCATCATTAACACATAAGAGCAAGGACGAAATCGGTCGATTAACAACGAGTATGAATTATTTAAAAGCGTCGATGCAGACCATTTTTTCAACGGTTCATCAATATAGCAGGCAGTCGACAGAGACGAGCTATCAGCTGTCATCACAAATGAAGGATACGGTAAGCGGAATAGATCAAGTCGCAGGTTCTGTCAGTGAATTCGCAGTTCAATCACAAACGCAGCTGTCAGGCATTTCTGAATCTACTGATTTACTGCATCATGTGGACCAAATGCTGGATCAAGTAAAACAATTAACGAACGATATGAATGAATCAAGCATGGAAGCCAATCGCAAGGCCCAATCCGGCGTAAAGGATATGGAGAGTATCCAGGCAGCAACCGATGAGATGGAGAACAGCATGCAATCATCGGTGGCAGAACTGCTCACTCTAGATAAAAAAATGGAGATGATGGATCAGTTCGTCCAAACGATAGATCAAATTGCCGGTCAAACCAACCTGTTATCATTGAATGCACAAGTAGAAGCAGCAAGAGCGGGGGAATCAGGGAAAGGATTTGCTGTTGTTGCTAATGAAGTACGACACTTAGCAGATCAATCCAAACACGCTGCTCAGGAAATCAGTGAAATGATTGCCAGTATCCAAACGCAAAAGGAAAAAGTAACAGAGCAAATTGGTTCAACGAGAAAACAAGTGCAAGCGTCCAAAGTATCTATCCAAGACTCACGTCAGCATTTCCAATACATGCGCGAAGTAACTGAAAAAGTCGAACAACAGAATCAGCAAATCGTACCACTAGCTGAGAAAATGAGCGGCAGACTAAAAGATGTATTGACCTTTATCCTAGAAATGCGACACACGACAGAGCAGTACGTCAGCAACGCTGAATCCTTAGCCGCGGTCTCGGAAGAAATGAATGCATCGGTAGAAGAACTAGATCATGGCCTTGATCGTGTTGCTAAATCAAGCCACGAGCTCCATCAACAAGTTTCGGGCTATCGGGTGGAGTGA
- a CDS encoding 2,3-butanediol dehydrogenase, translating into MKAAVWYGKHDIRVEDKEEPTIKPGNIKIKVAWTGICGSDLHAYHGAEGVVQVGEPHPVTGQMAPLTLGHEFSGVIHEIGEGVSGFSVGDRVAIEPAIKCGNCENCVKGNYNLCEHNGFVGLQSDGAFAEYAIVETHMVHKLPDSISFEEATVIEPTAVSFHALKLSNMKAGDTVAVYGVGPIGLTAILCAKAAGASRIYAMDISNERLEMAEKIGATTVINTLEENAAEKINAETNGGVNIAFDCAGAEATVNSAIDSLAKGGQLVIVSIIPQPIKVNVLQANLKELNILATIGYRDVYKDVIAMVESGQLDLKPIITKKIGLDHIVEEGFHALTNDKNQAKILVSPTGV; encoded by the coding sequence ATGAAAGCAGCAGTATGGTATGGTAAACATGACATTCGTGTAGAAGATAAGGAAGAACCTACAATTAAACCTGGTAACATTAAAATAAAAGTAGCATGGACGGGCATTTGCGGAAGTGACCTGCACGCTTATCACGGCGCTGAGGGAGTCGTTCAAGTTGGTGAGCCTCATCCTGTAACAGGTCAAATGGCACCATTAACGCTTGGTCACGAGTTTTCTGGCGTTATTCATGAAATTGGTGAAGGTGTAAGCGGTTTTTCGGTTGGCGATCGTGTAGCGATTGAGCCGGCTATTAAGTGTGGTAATTGTGAGAATTGTGTGAAAGGAAATTATAACTTGTGTGAGCACAATGGTTTTGTTGGATTGCAATCTGACGGTGCTTTTGCTGAGTATGCAATTGTGGAGACGCATATGGTTCACAAGCTACCGGATAGCATCTCGTTTGAAGAAGCTACTGTTATTGAGCCAACAGCTGTGTCATTCCACGCGCTTAAGCTAAGCAACATGAAGGCGGGCGATACTGTAGCGGTTTATGGTGTTGGTCCAATCGGTCTGACAGCTATTCTATGTGCGAAAGCAGCTGGTGCATCACGTATTTATGCGATGGATATTTCCAATGAACGTCTTGAGATGGCAGAAAAGATTGGTGCAACGACAGTTATTAATACGCTAGAAGAGAATGCAGCTGAAAAGATCAATGCGGAAACAAATGGCGGAGTTAATATCGCATTCGATTGTGCTGGAGCTGAAGCAACAGTGAACAGTGCAATTGATTCACTTGCTAAAGGTGGACAACTTGTCATTGTGTCGATCATTCCACAACCGATCAAAGTAAATGTCTTACAAGCGAACTTAAAAGAATTAAACATTCTTGCAACAATCGGTTATCGCGATGTCTACAAAGATGTTATTGCGATGGTGGAATCTGGACAACTTGATCTTAAACCGATTATCACTAAGAAAATTGGATTGGATCATATCGTGGAAGAAGGCTTCCATGCCCTTACAAATGATAAGAACCAAGCAAAAATTCTAGTAAGTCCAACAGGAGTTTAA